In a single window of the Pseudohongiella acticola genome:
- a CDS encoding M1 family metallopeptidase: MISAGKKLLNLMSVLFLMSCVGSSVTTTTDSPPAPGVARTLAEQRVTAISDVVYDLFFHIPADNTEAVTGTLAATFELSDDSQPLVLDFRVPADHVLAVTLNGAPVTHDVVNDHVVIPATALVPGSHTLGVEFKSADTALNRRDDFMYALFVPDRASTAFPVFEQPDIKARYRLQLSIPEHWQALSNGAEVSRHADPDRATMDRLQFAETLPISSYLFAFAAGDLQTETAVRDGRTLTLYHRETDPERLARNRDAIFDLHATAIRWLEEYTDIDYPFGKFDFFAVPAFQFGGMEHPGAIWYRAETLFLDPSASRTQELSRASLIAHETAHMWFGDLVTMRWFNDVWMKEVFANFMAAKIAGPAFPELDLDLRFFQAHHPAAYAVDRTDGANPVRQQLDNLRDAGSLYGAIIYQKAPVVMQQLETLLGEDTLRNGLRQYLAQYAFANAGWPDLISVLDSMSNEDLTTWSQVWVNEPGRPRIQARWRNDAITVTQRDDESDRSLLWQQPVALALGWEGQVKEYTVQLRDRTATLNLKDVEGNGPPDFVLAGADGVGYARFELDNSSRQFLLGHVHELESALQRAVVWQHLWEDVLENTLSPMAFYQTLLTAVRVEQEPLLTQQVLGLLRGVWWRYLPAEDRADHVAELEQTLWQALARASSAGQKGAYFNTLVDITGTASGLAELEAIWRMTRDVDGLPLQEQQYINLAEALALRGVAGAEEILDRQQARISNPDRLNRFRFVRPALSQDADQRNARFLSFANLENRRQESWVLDATRLIHHPLRAGSAVALIRPALTLLEEIQQTGDIFFPLRWLNATLDGHSSVAAWTIVEQFLEERRDMQPKLRAKLLQAADGLQRAAR, from the coding sequence ATGATCAGTGCCGGCAAAAAACTGTTGAACTTGATGTCAGTGCTGTTTTTGATGTCCTGCGTCGGGTCCAGTGTTACTACTACTACCGACTCTCCGCCCGCTCCCGGTGTTGCCCGGACACTGGCTGAACAACGTGTGACAGCTATCAGTGATGTGGTTTATGACCTCTTTTTCCATATTCCCGCTGATAACACCGAAGCGGTTACCGGTACCCTGGCTGCCACCTTTGAGCTCAGTGATGACTCGCAGCCACTGGTCCTGGATTTTCGTGTGCCGGCCGACCATGTCCTGGCGGTAACGTTGAATGGCGCGCCGGTGACGCACGATGTTGTTAATGATCATGTCGTGATTCCCGCAACAGCCCTTGTTCCCGGGTCGCATACCCTGGGTGTTGAGTTCAAAAGCGCAGATACAGCCCTCAATCGTCGCGATGACTTTATGTATGCGTTGTTTGTACCGGATCGCGCTTCAACAGCGTTTCCGGTTTTTGAGCAGCCGGACATAAAGGCGCGCTATCGATTGCAATTAAGTATTCCCGAGCATTGGCAGGCGCTGTCCAATGGCGCTGAAGTATCACGTCACGCCGACCCTGATCGAGCAACGATGGATCGTCTGCAATTCGCTGAAACATTACCCATCAGTTCTTACCTGTTTGCTTTTGCTGCGGGTGATCTGCAAACGGAAACGGCTGTTCGCGACGGCAGAACGCTGACCCTCTATCATCGCGAGACCGACCCCGAGCGCCTGGCGCGTAATCGCGATGCCATCTTTGATCTGCATGCCACGGCCATTCGCTGGCTGGAGGAATACACCGACATTGATTATCCGTTTGGCAAGTTTGATTTCTTTGCCGTACCGGCCTTCCAGTTCGGCGGCATGGAACACCCCGGTGCCATCTGGTATCGGGCGGAAACACTGTTCCTTGATCCGAGTGCGTCGCGGACGCAGGAGCTGAGCCGTGCCAGTCTGATTGCACACGAAACCGCGCACATGTGGTTTGGTGATCTGGTGACCATGCGCTGGTTTAATGATGTCTGGATGAAAGAAGTATTTGCCAACTTTATGGCAGCAAAAATAGCCGGGCCTGCGTTTCCCGAACTGGATCTGGATTTACGTTTTTTTCAGGCCCATCATCCGGCAGCCTACGCTGTCGACAGAACCGACGGCGCCAATCCTGTTCGTCAGCAGCTCGACAATCTGCGTGACGCCGGTTCGCTGTACGGCGCCATCATTTATCAGAAAGCGCCGGTGGTCATGCAACAGCTGGAAACATTGCTGGGCGAAGACACCCTGCGTAATGGACTGCGTCAGTACCTGGCGCAATATGCGTTTGCCAATGCCGGCTGGCCCGATCTGATCAGTGTGCTGGATTCCATGAGCAACGAGGACCTGACGACCTGGAGTCAGGTCTGGGTTAATGAGCCGGGCCGGCCAAGGATACAGGCGCGCTGGCGTAACGATGCCATCACGGTGACTCAGCGTGATGATGAGAGTGATCGGAGTTTACTGTGGCAACAGCCGGTAGCGTTGGCCCTAGGTTGGGAAGGGCAGGTAAAAGAATACACTGTACAGCTTCGTGATCGCACAGCGACACTGAATCTGAAGGATGTGGAAGGGAATGGCCCGCCGGACTTTGTCCTTGCCGGCGCCGATGGTGTGGGCTATGCCCGCTTTGAGCTGGATAACAGCAGCCGACAATTTCTGCTGGGGCATGTCCATGAACTGGAGTCGGCTTTACAACGAGCGGTTGTATGGCAGCACTTGTGGGAGGATGTTCTGGAGAACACGCTGTCGCCGATGGCCTTCTATCAAACCTTGCTGACCGCGGTGCGTGTCGAGCAGGAGCCATTGCTTACCCAGCAGGTACTGGGGCTGCTGCGTGGCGTGTGGTGGCGGTACCTGCCTGCGGAAGACAGAGCTGATCACGTCGCAGAACTGGAACAGACATTGTGGCAGGCACTTGCCCGCGCCAGCAGCGCAGGGCAAAAAGGCGCTTATTTTAACACCCTGGTTGATATCACCGGCACAGCATCGGGACTGGCAGAGCTTGAGGCGATCTGGCGAATGACGCGGGACGTTGACGGACTGCCCCTGCAGGAGCAGCAGTATATCAACCTGGCGGAAGCGCTGGCGCTGAGAGGCGTGGCTGGCGCTGAGGAAATACTGGACAGGCAACAGGCACGTATCAGCAACCCTGATCGCCTGAATCGATTCCGTTTTGTACGTCCAGCCCTGAGTCAGGATGCGGACCAGCGCAATGCACGGTTTCTGTCATTTGCGAATCTGGAGAATCGCCGTCAGGAGTCCTGGGTGTTGGATGCTACACGGTTGATCCACCATCCGTTGCGGGCAGGCAGTGCCGTTGCCCTGATTCGACCGGCGCTTACATTGCTGGAAGAAATTCAACAGACCGGCGACATATTCTTTCCGCTGCGCTGGCTTAACGCCACGCTTGATGGCCACAGCTCCGTGGCAGCCTGGACAATCGTTGAGCAGTTTCTGGAGGAGCGCAGAGATATGCAGCCCAAGCTGCGCGCAAAACTTCTGCAGGCAGCTGACGGTTTGCAGCGGGCTGCGCGTTAG
- a CDS encoding DUF305 domain-containing protein, whose product MTKPSAQLFRVASRVSLATAISLFVAAESYAQVPIVQPGAPGQSSRQITAEEASDLAGMRFSDADVKFMQDMIAHHAQAVEMSALLEERTQSDEMEQLGQRISMSQEDEMSFMQDWLRERGQPTTSSMSDHVMRGGSHGSHNDLMPGMISEEEMSELAGTEGVEFDALYLELMIKHHQGAVTMVETLLEQGGSAQDPVLFEFTSEVTTEQTSEIERMTLMLANLSPDPRVNLSAGYDAAGQASLNMQLLAAMPKPEGFYDPANPQGLPMSRINDSGEESDEEDAEPRPSLLDFANTDLAFGEDVLIAGNYHGFNVYDINNPTSPQLMSSVVCPGGQGDVSVIGDLLIMSVEQNRGRLDCGLTGVAERVSEERFRGIRIFDVSNFAMPTQVAAVQTCRGSHTHTVVADPDDNNNILVYISGTSYVRPGEELEGCVNESPYEDAESARFRIEVVEIPLDNPENSRIVNRPQVFADPDSGVVAGLWEGGDHGAGTQDTNETNHCHDITAFPSLGIAAGACSGNGILFDISDPMNPTRLDQVVDSGFAYWHSATFNNDGTKVLFTDEWGGGSRARCRSFDPKNWGANAIYDIVDGQLEFRSHYKMPAPQSEQENCVAHNGSLVPVPGRDIFVQSWYQGGISVMDFTDSDNPVEIAFFDRGPVDSEELVMGGYWSAYWYNGVIYGTEIARGLDVFELTPSDYLSENELAAAALTASENLHNPQQQRQLDWPADPVVAKAYMDQLRRMGALDAAQDQSLNVALDEASAALANGSSDAAVATQLASLATSLESEAMSRTGATQARYQALLATVEGVAARLR is encoded by the coding sequence ATGACGAAACCGTCCGCTCAATTATTCCGCGTGGCCTCGCGCGTCTCACTGGCAACTGCCATTTCGCTTTTTGTGGCCGCTGAAAGTTATGCCCAGGTGCCCATCGTGCAGCCTGGGGCACCCGGTCAGAGCAGTCGTCAGATCACCGCTGAGGAAGCGTCAGATTTGGCGGGTATGCGCTTCAGCGATGCTGACGTTAAATTTATGCAGGACATGATTGCCCACCATGCGCAGGCCGTGGAAATGAGTGCCTTGCTGGAAGAACGCACACAAAGTGACGAAATGGAACAGCTGGGACAGCGCATCTCGATGTCGCAGGAAGATGAAATGAGTTTCATGCAGGACTGGTTGCGTGAGCGCGGTCAGCCAACCACCAGTTCCATGTCTGACCACGTCATGCGTGGCGGGTCTCACGGCTCGCACAATGATCTGATGCCCGGCATGATCTCGGAAGAGGAAATGTCAGAACTGGCCGGGACCGAAGGTGTTGAGTTTGACGCGCTTTATCTTGAACTGATGATCAAACACCATCAGGGCGCTGTCACCATGGTGGAGACACTGCTCGAACAGGGTGGCTCTGCCCAGGACCCGGTTTTGTTTGAGTTTACCTCCGAAGTCACAACCGAGCAGACCAGTGAAATCGAGCGCATGACATTGATGCTGGCGAACCTGTCACCTGATCCACGCGTTAATCTGAGTGCCGGTTATGACGCGGCCGGTCAGGCCTCGCTCAACATGCAGCTGCTTGCTGCCATGCCTAAACCGGAAGGTTTCTACGACCCGGCCAATCCGCAGGGTCTGCCAATGAGCCGGATCAATGACAGCGGGGAAGAGTCCGATGAGGAAGATGCCGAGCCCCGTCCCAGTCTGCTGGATTTTGCCAATACGGACCTGGCCTTTGGTGAAGATGTTCTGATCGCGGGTAATTACCATGGTTTCAACGTCTATGACATCAACAACCCGACCAGCCCGCAACTGATGAGTTCTGTTGTGTGCCCGGGTGGACAGGGTGATGTGTCGGTTATCGGTGATCTCTTGATCATGTCGGTTGAGCAGAATCGGGGACGTCTTGACTGCGGCCTGACCGGCGTTGCCGAGCGTGTCAGCGAAGAACGCTTCCGCGGTATACGCATTTTTGATGTCAGCAATTTTGCCATGCCGACGCAGGTGGCCGCAGTGCAGACCTGTCGTGGTTCGCACACACACACGGTCGTCGCTGATCCCGATGACAATAACAATATTCTGGTTTATATCTCCGGTACCAGCTATGTACGTCCGGGTGAGGAGCTGGAAGGTTGCGTTAATGAGTCGCCCTACGAGGATGCCGAGTCTGCGCGTTTCCGTATAGAGGTTGTGGAGATCCCGCTGGACAATCCGGAGAATTCCCGCATTGTCAATCGCCCACAGGTCTTTGCCGATCCTGATTCGGGTGTGGTAGCCGGGTTGTGGGAAGGCGGTGACCATGGTGCCGGCACTCAGGACACCAATGAAACCAACCATTGTCACGATATTACTGCATTTCCGTCACTGGGCATTGCAGCAGGTGCCTGTTCAGGTAATGGCATCCTGTTTGATATCAGTGATCCGATGAATCCAACCCGTCTAGATCAGGTCGTTGATTCCGGGTTTGCCTACTGGCACTCTGCCACATTCAACAATGACGGCACCAAAGTTCTGTTTACTGACGAATGGGGCGGTGGTTCGCGAGCGCGTTGTCGGTCATTTGACCCCAAGAACTGGGGTGCCAATGCGATCTACGATATTGTTGACGGCCAGCTGGAATTCCGCAGCCACTATAAGATGCCTGCGCCTCAATCCGAGCAGGAAAACTGTGTCGCCCATAATGGGTCACTGGTGCCTGTACCCGGCCGCGATATTTTTGTCCAGTCATGGTACCAGGGTGGCATTTCCGTCATGGATTTCACGGATTCCGACAACCCGGTGGAAATCGCGTTTTTTGACCGGGGACCGGTCGACTCTGAAGAGCTTGTCATGGGCGGCTACTGGTCCGCATACTGGTATAACGGTGTCATCTACGGCACCGAAATTGCACGCGGTCTGGATGTGTTTGAACTGACCCCCAGTGACTACCTCAGTGAAAACGAATTGGCAGCGGCAGCTTTGACGGCATCCGAGAACCTGCACAATCCGCAGCAGCAACGGCAACTGGACTGGCCGGCCGACCCGGTGGTGGCAAAAGCCTATATGGATCAGCTGCGCCGGATGGGGGCACTGGATGCGGCTCAGGACCAGAGTCTGAATGTGGCGCTGGATGAAGCCTCGGCTGCTCTGGCAAATGGCAGCAGCGATGCCGCCGTAGCAACACAACTGGCGTCGCTGGCAACTTCCCTGGAAAGTGAGGCGATGAGCCGCACGGGTGCAACCCAGGCGCGTTATCAGGCTCTGCTGGCGACAGTAGAAGGTGTGGCTGCACGCCTGCGCTAG
- the leuB gene encoding 3-isopropylmalate dehydrogenase: MSNYKIALLDGDGIGPEIMTEAVKVLELVAERNNITFDLIHAPFGASAYFECGHPFPEDTKKVCDEAHAILKGPIGLSHEESQKIPVDMQPERGALLPLRRRYNTYANFRPVFLPQGLAHFSPLKPEIIGDGIDIMIIRELVGGLYFGDKETGTTPEGVRYVRETLEYDENQIRRIAIVAFDTAMKRKKVLHNIHKSNVLKSSVLWNEIMAEVGKDYPEVRVENILVDAAATYLCLNPGRFDVMVMENMFGDILSDQGGGILGSLGLMPSACLGDDKAYYEPSHGSAPDIAGKNIANPYSMIGSVAMMLEMSFGMDQESKNVWHAMQSVFADGYSTADLSKPGSGVNMIDTQAFGDRVVEALRKLPVVSK, encoded by the coding sequence ATGAGCAACTACAAAATCGCATTGCTGGACGGCGACGGCATCGGCCCTGAAATCATGACAGAAGCCGTCAAAGTGCTGGAACTGGTTGCCGAGCGCAACAACATCACGTTTGATCTGATCCATGCCCCCTTCGGCGCCAGTGCGTATTTTGAATGTGGCCACCCGTTTCCGGAAGATACCAAGAAGGTGTGCGATGAAGCGCATGCCATCCTGAAAGGCCCGATTGGTCTGAGCCATGAGGAATCACAAAAAATTCCGGTAGACATGCAACCTGAACGAGGTGCATTGCTGCCACTGCGACGCCGCTACAATACCTATGCCAATTTCCGTCCGGTATTCCTGCCTCAGGGCCTGGCGCATTTCTCACCGCTGAAGCCTGAAATAATTGGTGATGGCATTGATATCATGATTATCCGCGAGCTGGTCGGCGGGCTTTACTTTGGTGACAAGGAAACCGGCACCACGCCTGAAGGCGTGCGTTATGTCCGGGAGACACTGGAATACGACGAAAACCAGATCCGGCGTATTGCCATCGTGGCTTTTGACACCGCCATGAAACGCAAAAAAGTACTGCACAACATTCACAAGAGTAATGTGCTGAAGTCCAGCGTGCTGTGGAATGAAATCATGGCTGAAGTAGGCAAGGACTATCCGGAAGTACGGGTTGAAAACATACTGGTGGACGCCGCAGCGACCTATCTGTGCCTGAACCCGGGCCGGTTTGATGTCATGGTCATGGAGAACATGTTTGGTGACATTCTCAGCGACCAGGGCGGCGGTATTCTCGGATCTCTGGGACTGATGCCGTCAGCCTGTCTGGGCGATGACAAGGCCTACTACGAGCCTTCCCATGGTTCTGCACCGGATATCGCGGGCAAAAACATCGCCAACCCTTATTCCATGATCGGCTCAGTTGCGATGATGCTGGAAATGAGTTTTGGCATGGACCAGGAATCGAAGAACGTATGGCATGCGATGCAGAGTGTATTCGCCGATGGTTATTCAACTGCCGACCTGTCCAAACCCGGCAGCGGTGTCAACATGATAGACACGCAGGCCTTCGGTGACCGCGTTGTCGAAGCGCTGCGCAAACTGCCTGTGGTCAGTAAATAA
- a CDS encoding HAD family hydrolase: MELVVFDLDGTLLNDASQISAFTRETLSSLTRNGVAYTVATGRNLHSGQQIIADHGFVLPHVYTNGTVIWDPRVETLSLNNYLTVSEATHVLRAALKEEISPWVNTVNEDKQHFVFHPSRLSEVEKKLLAVVQKRGGAQTLPLDELPADAKITNISMLGSAAGIDAIRASLANEHHLISYSGVAMERKDLKWVDFHHSSASKGDALNLLRQQLNISSLICFGDSDNDLSMFQIADECYAPDNAKDFVKAEATAVIGHNNEDGIAHYLRERFNL, encoded by the coding sequence ATGGAACTTGTTGTCTTTGATCTCGACGGCACGCTGCTCAACGACGCTTCGCAGATTTCCGCGTTCACGCGTGAAACCCTCAGTAGTCTGACCCGCAATGGCGTCGCCTATACAGTTGCTACCGGGCGGAACCTGCACTCCGGTCAACAGATTATTGCGGATCATGGTTTTGTGCTGCCGCACGTCTACACCAACGGTACTGTCATCTGGGATCCACGAGTTGAAACCCTGTCACTGAATAACTACCTCACTGTTAGCGAAGCCACACACGTCTTGCGGGCTGCACTGAAGGAAGAGATCAGCCCCTGGGTCAATACAGTCAACGAGGACAAACAGCATTTTGTTTTCCATCCCTCGCGCCTGAGTGAGGTGGAAAAAAAACTGCTGGCAGTGGTTCAAAAACGCGGCGGCGCGCAAACTCTGCCTCTGGATGAACTGCCGGCCGATGCAAAAATCACCAACATCAGCATGCTGGGGAGCGCCGCGGGCATAGACGCGATCCGAGCGAGTCTGGCAAATGAACATCATCTGATTTCCTACTCGGGTGTTGCCATGGAGAGAAAGGACCTGAAATGGGTTGATTTCCACCACAGCAGCGCCAGCAAGGGAGACGCGTTGAATCTGCTGCGTCAGCAATTGAATATCAGCAGCCTGATCTGTTTTGGAGACAGCGATAACGACCTGAGCATGTTTCAGATTGCCGATGAATGCTATGCGCCCGACAATGCCAAGGATTTTGTCAAAGCAGAAGCAACCGCGGTCATCGGTCACAATAATGAGGACGGTATTGCACATTATCTGCGAGAGCGCTTTAATCTGTGA
- a CDS encoding RDD family protein, whose product MSSKKKIQRRLLSADEIALLPRAGLLRRLAALLYDMFLVFAMWMCLGFMIQAILWLLGLSTNELVDGRAQTSTLSSMLFLAMMVASSAGFYLWFWQRTGQTLGMIAWRIKALRLDNNPIALRQGLIRFVAAWPSFWLGGLGYLWLYIDAEHDAVHEKLSGTKTVLLPKDARPF is encoded by the coding sequence ATGAGTTCAAAGAAAAAGATCCAGCGACGTCTGTTGTCCGCCGACGAAATTGCCCTGCTGCCACGCGCCGGGCTTTTACGCCGTCTGGCAGCCCTGTTGTATGACATGTTTCTGGTGTTTGCGATGTGGATGTGTCTGGGCTTTATGATTCAGGCCATACTCTGGTTATTGGGGCTAAGTACCAACGAGCTCGTAGACGGGCGCGCGCAAACCAGTACATTGTCGTCAATGCTGTTTCTGGCAATGATGGTGGCCAGTTCCGCCGGATTTTACCTGTGGTTCTGGCAGCGCACAGGGCAGACCCTGGGCATGATCGCCTGGCGCATCAAAGCGTTGCGCCTTGATAACAATCCAATTGCCTTGCGACAGGGCCTGATTCGGTTTGTCGCCGCCTGGCCATCATTCTGGCTGGGCGGACTGGGATACCTGTGGCTGTATATCGACGCGGAACACGACGCCGTCCATGAGAAACTGTCCGGTACCAAAACCGTGCTTCTTCCCAAGGACGCGCGCCCTTTCTGA
- a CDS encoding Nramp family divalent metal transporter codes for MTDATGKRRWYTQNGPGALVAAAFIGPGTVTVCTLAGVNFGYDLLWVMLLSVFATMVLQEMSARIGIVTGRGLTDVIRTQLKNLSLTRYIVLLVILSAIVIGNAAYEAGNISGGRLGLETLLGITSAAGSRWLSLVIGTLAFALLFIGSYRLLERALIGMVIMMSLAFVMAAVLTRPDLTALLQGLLRPSLNDASILTILGLIGTTVVPYNLFLHASLVSEKWRSADDLPHARRDTFIAIAIGGLVSMAIIICAAAVNAADISNAADLARGLEPLFGSFARYFLSLGLFAAGITSAITAPLAAAYVVRGCMGWPKDLKHTGFRLVWMFILGIGITFSSLGINPIDIIRFAQVANGLALPLVVAILLWIMNQTAVLGEHKNTRLNNVLGSLILLVTVALGTRTIIQVMASL; via the coding sequence ATGACTGACGCTACCGGCAAGCGCCGCTGGTACACACAAAATGGACCGGGCGCATTGGTCGCGGCTGCCTTCATCGGACCCGGCACAGTGACCGTGTGTACCCTGGCCGGTGTCAACTTTGGCTACGATCTATTGTGGGTGATGCTGCTGTCGGTGTTTGCCACCATGGTGTTGCAGGAAATGTCCGCTCGCATTGGCATCGTCACCGGACGCGGCCTCACCGACGTTATCCGCACGCAGTTAAAAAATCTGTCGCTGACCCGGTATATCGTCTTACTGGTGATCCTGAGCGCAATTGTCATCGGCAATGCGGCCTACGAGGCAGGCAATATCAGCGGCGGACGCCTGGGCCTGGAAACACTGCTTGGTATCACCTCAGCGGCCGGATCTCGCTGGCTCAGTCTTGTCATCGGGACCCTTGCCTTTGCCTTACTGTTTATCGGCAGCTACAGATTGTTGGAGCGTGCCCTGATCGGCATGGTTATAATGATGAGTCTGGCGTTTGTGATGGCAGCAGTTTTGACCAGACCCGATCTGACGGCATTACTGCAGGGACTTTTGCGTCCTTCCCTCAATGACGCCAGCATATTGACCATTCTGGGTTTGATCGGCACCACCGTGGTTCCCTACAACCTGTTTCTACATGCATCCCTGGTCAGTGAAAAGTGGCGCAGTGCGGATGACCTGCCGCATGCACGGCGCGATACATTTATTGCCATCGCCATCGGTGGACTGGTCTCCATGGCAATCATCATCTGCGCTGCTGCGGTCAATGCTGCCGACATATCCAATGCGGCCGACCTGGCACGGGGACTGGAACCGTTATTTGGCAGTTTCGCCAGATATTTCCTCAGCCTGGGCCTGTTTGCTGCGGGCATCACATCGGCCATCACGGCGCCGCTGGCAGCCGCCTACGTTGTACGCGGATGTATGGGGTGGCCCAAAGATCTGAAACACACCGGGTTTCGTCTGGTATGGATGTTTATTCTCGGCATCGGCATTACCTTCTCATCGCTGGGTATCAACCCGATCGACATTATTCGGTTTGCGCAGGTCGCCAATGGCCTGGCACTGCCTCTGGTGGTTGCCATCCTGCTATGGATCATGAACCAGACCGCGGTACTGGGTGAGCACAAAAACACAAGGCTGAACAATGTCCTGGGTAGTCTCATACTGCTGGTGACGGTTGCGCTGGGTACACGCACCATCATTCAGGTTATGGCCAGCCTGTAA
- a CDS encoding MAPEG family protein, translating into MELVTIVVVLALLQYMVFGILVGKARGTYKVEAPAVTGDPIFERYYRVHMNTLESLVLFLPSIFLFAMYVNADIAAALGLIFICGRYLYLRAYVKDPKSRGLGFALTMLPSLALALGAMIGAALSLR; encoded by the coding sequence ATGGAACTGGTCACAATCGTTGTTGTACTGGCACTGCTGCAATACATGGTATTCGGCATCCTCGTAGGCAAAGCCCGCGGCACTTATAAAGTTGAAGCACCGGCGGTCACCGGCGACCCGATTTTTGAACGTTACTATCGTGTCCACATGAACACCCTGGAAAGCCTGGTGCTGTTTCTGCCTTCCATCTTTCTGTTTGCCATGTACGTCAACGCCGATATTGCCGCCGCGCTGGGCTTGATTTTTATCTGCGGCCGATATCTGTATCTGCGAGCCTATGTCAAGGACCCTAAGTCACGCGGCCTCGGGTTTGCCCTGACCATGTTACCGTCACTGGCACTGGCGCTGGGCGCAATGATTGGCGCCGCGCTGAGTCTGCGCTAA
- a CDS encoding MgtC/SapB family protein, which translates to MMELLGDWRLQLGIIGSVAFAMVLGGIIGFERESRNRPAGLRTHMLVAGAAALLLGIADLIAEHFSDESYQSLLRIDPIRIIEAIVTAVAFIGAGTIIQHARRDAVLGLTTATSLLFTATIGVAVGLKQYVLAFGVTLLALFVLHVLSGPSGKEED; encoded by the coding sequence ATGATGGAGCTACTGGGGGACTGGCGGTTACAACTTGGCATTATTGGCAGTGTGGCGTTTGCCATGGTGTTGGGCGGAATAATTGGTTTTGAACGCGAAAGCCGGAATCGCCCCGCCGGGCTGCGTACGCATATGCTGGTGGCGGGGGCGGCCGCTCTGCTATTGGGGATTGCGGATCTGATTGCGGAGCATTTCAGCGATGAAAGTTATCAGAGTCTGTTAAGAATCGATCCTATCCGGATCATCGAAGCCATTGTCACGGCCGTTGCCTTTATCGGTGCTGGCACGATTATTCAGCACGCACGCAGAGATGCGGTGCTGGGCCTGACGACCGCCACATCATTATTGTTCACGGCCACGATTGGTGTGGCCGTGGGCCTGAAACAGTATGTGCTGGCATTTGGCGTCACCTTGCTGGCACTGTTTGTGTTGCATGTCCTGTCAGGGCCCAGTGGCAAGGAAGAGGACTGA
- a CDS encoding DUF938 domain-containing protein: protein MSVSSDARRSSPSSARNREPIAQVLQRHLPARSQVLEIASGTGEHAVYLSQQLSSAHWWPSDINTDAISSINAWRDNADADAVQPALVLDVSRPPAETLRDLHNAGANPPVFDAIICINMIHISPWQATQGLMQTARALLREGGILYLYGPYRRHGEHTADSNALFDADLRSRDPRWGIRALEEVCELAATQDLIVAEIVDMPANNLSVVLQKHTSSDTQTRHLASTTRSDD from the coding sequence ATGTCCGTCAGCTCAGATGCGCGCCGCAGCAGCCCCAGCTCGGCGCGTAACCGGGAGCCCATTGCCCAGGTATTGCAGCGGCATCTGCCTGCCCGCAGTCAGGTACTGGAAATTGCGTCTGGCACAGGCGAACACGCGGTGTATCTGAGCCAACAGCTGAGCTCGGCGCACTGGTGGCCAAGCGACATCAATACCGACGCCATCAGCAGCATCAATGCCTGGCGTGACAACGCTGACGCCGACGCCGTGCAACCCGCTCTGGTCCTCGATGTCAGTCGCCCGCCCGCTGAGACCCTGCGAGACCTGCACAATGCGGGCGCCAACCCGCCAGTATTTGATGCCATCATCTGCATCAACATGATTCACATCAGCCCCTGGCAAGCAACGCAGGGGCTGATGCAGACTGCCAGGGCATTGCTACGTGAAGGCGGCATACTGTACCTGTACGGGCCATACAGACGCCATGGCGAACACACTGCCGACAGCAACGCCCTGTTTGATGCTGATCTGCGCTCACGAGATCCGCGATGGGGTATCCGCGCGCTCGAAGAGGTCTGTGAGCTGGCAGCCACACAGGACCTGATAGTGGCAGAGATCGTCGACATGCCAGCCAATAATCTGAGTGTTGTTCTGCAAAAACACACTTCGTCAGATACACAAACCCGTCACCTTGCCAGCACCACCCGCAGCGATGACTGA